The Eleutherodactylus coqui strain aEleCoq1 unplaced genomic scaffold, aEleCoq1.hap1 HAP1_SCAFFOLD_133, whole genome shotgun sequence genome includes a window with the following:
- the RRP8 gene encoding ribosomal RNA-processing protein 8 isoform X1 has translation MLLAECHAAIHRKGEPLTRAALHTWSPRGARSRRRAAGVAHTDAAMFETCDWNIEDEGPTPHPAMAEKERPSGALEKETTSRKKRLKRNRHLMEVLRTLNAPSALYPDLPLPPPEATPPKRRKRSAPDMMSPSPTEDAKERPPVSGEGLSRRQWRNKVKNKRRNRNKFKVVLRTDGAGSTGKDQGEETLHQRADGKMRSPPTRAKQNGETPAEEVTPRGGSVPRTEPQRATPRERARLQKLKKLMQRETPKTPIEEDHQGTPEQPAADTSEAKEDPAAALRARMEVRLTSARFRYINEQLYTSDSQEAFRLFQRDPQAFSIYHSGFSQQVQRWPINPITGIIKYIKNRPSSLVVADFGCGDALLAQTVKNQVHSFDLVALNDRVTVCDMAAVPLADGSVDVAVFCLSLMGKNLGDFLREANRVLKLGGVLLVAEVSSRFDDVRQFLTAMSQFGFKSVNKNTENSHFFLFEFSKIRRARDASKHPGLQLKPCLYKKR, from the exons ATGCTGCTGGCGGAGTGTCATGCGGCCATCCACCGCAAGGGGGAGCCGCTCACCAGAGCCGCTCTACACACGTGGTCACCGAGAGGAGCCAGAAGTAGGAGAAGAGCAGCCGGCGT GGCCCACACAGACGCCGCCATGTTTGAGACGTGTGACTGGAACATTGAGGATGAAGGCCCGACCCCGCATCCAGCGATGGCTGAGAAGGAGAGACCCTCCGGCGCCTTGGAGAAG GAAACAACCAGCAGGAAGAAGCGTCTGAAGAGGAATCGTCACCTCATGGAGGTCCTGCGGACCCTCAACGCCCCCAGCGCGCTGTACCCCGACCTCCCGCTGCCGCCTCCAGAAGCCACACCCCCCAAGAGACGGAAGAGAAGCGCCCCAg ATATGATGAGTCCCTCACCAACTGAAGATGCGAAGGAGCGCCCCCCGGTGTCCGGAGAGGGACTGAGCCGCCGGCAGTGGAGGAACAAGGTGAAGAATAAGAGGAGGAACCGGAACAAGTTCAAGGTGGTCTTACGGACGGACGGGGCGGGCAGCACTGGCAAAGATCAGGGAGAGGAGACTCTGCACCAGCGGGCAGACGGGAAGATGAGATCCCCACCGACCCGGGCAAAGCAGAATGGAGAGACCCCTGCAGAGGAAGTGACCCCTAGGGGGGGCTCTGTGCCCAGGACTGAACCTCAGAGGGCGACCCCAAGAGAGAGAGCCAGACTGCAGAAGCTGAAGAAGCTAATGCAACGTGAGACCCCAAAGACCCCCATTGAGGAGGACCACCAAGGAACCCCTGAGCAGCCAGCAGCTGATACCAGCGAGGCCAAGGAGGACCCAGCAGCAGCGCTGCGTGCTCGCATGGAGGTGAGGCTGACTTCTGCACGCTTCCGCTACATCAATGAGCAGTTGTACACGTCGGACAGTCAGGAGGCTTTCCGCCTCTTCCAGCGGGACCCCCAGGCCTTCAGCATCTACCACAGCGGCTTCTCCCAGCAGGTCCAGCGCTGGCCCATCAACCCCATCACCGGCATCATCAAGTACATCAAGAACAG GCCGTCTTCTCTGGTGGTCGCCGACTTTGGCTGTGGAGACGCTCTCCTAGCGCAGACTGTTAAAAACCAAGTTCATTCCTTTGACCTGGTGGCCCTGAACGATCGCGTCACGGTGTGCGACATGGCTGCG GTGCCGCTCGCGGATGGGTCGGTTGATGTCGCTGTCTTCTGTCTCTCATTGATGGGGAAGAATCTTGGAGACTTTCTGCGGGAGGCGAACCGTGTCCTGAAGTTGGG CGGGGTCTTACTCGTTGCCGAGGTGAGCAGTCGGTTTGATGACGTCAGACAGTTCCTCACCGCAATGTCCCAGTTCGGCTTCAAGAGCGTGAATAAG AACACAGAGAACTCGCACTTCTTCCTCTTCGAATTCAGTAAGATAAGACGGGCGCGCGACGCCAGCAAACATCCGGGCCTGCAGCTGAAGCCGTGCTTGTACAAGAAGAGATGA
- the RRP8 gene encoding ribosomal RNA-processing protein 8 isoform X2: MFETCDWNIEDEGPTPHPAMAEKERPSGALEKETTSRKKRLKRNRHLMEVLRTLNAPSALYPDLPLPPPEATPPKRRKRSAPDMMSPSPTEDAKERPPVSGEGLSRRQWRNKVKNKRRNRNKFKVVLRTDGAGSTGKDQGEETLHQRADGKMRSPPTRAKQNGETPAEEVTPRGGSVPRTEPQRATPRERARLQKLKKLMQRETPKTPIEEDHQGTPEQPAADTSEAKEDPAAALRARMEVRLTSARFRYINEQLYTSDSQEAFRLFQRDPQAFSIYHSGFSQQVQRWPINPITGIIKYIKNRPSSLVVADFGCGDALLAQTVKNQVHSFDLVALNDRVTVCDMAAVPLADGSVDVAVFCLSLMGKNLGDFLREANRVLKLGGVLLVAEVSSRFDDVRQFLTAMSQFGFKSVNKNTENSHFFLFEFSKIRRARDASKHPGLQLKPCLYKKR; encoded by the exons ATGTTTGAGACGTGTGACTGGAACATTGAGGATGAAGGCCCGACCCCGCATCCAGCGATGGCTGAGAAGGAGAGACCCTCCGGCGCCTTGGAGAAG GAAACAACCAGCAGGAAGAAGCGTCTGAAGAGGAATCGTCACCTCATGGAGGTCCTGCGGACCCTCAACGCCCCCAGCGCGCTGTACCCCGACCTCCCGCTGCCGCCTCCAGAAGCCACACCCCCCAAGAGACGGAAGAGAAGCGCCCCAg ATATGATGAGTCCCTCACCAACTGAAGATGCGAAGGAGCGCCCCCCGGTGTCCGGAGAGGGACTGAGCCGCCGGCAGTGGAGGAACAAGGTGAAGAATAAGAGGAGGAACCGGAACAAGTTCAAGGTGGTCTTACGGACGGACGGGGCGGGCAGCACTGGCAAAGATCAGGGAGAGGAGACTCTGCACCAGCGGGCAGACGGGAAGATGAGATCCCCACCGACCCGGGCAAAGCAGAATGGAGAGACCCCTGCAGAGGAAGTGACCCCTAGGGGGGGCTCTGTGCCCAGGACTGAACCTCAGAGGGCGACCCCAAGAGAGAGAGCCAGACTGCAGAAGCTGAAGAAGCTAATGCAACGTGAGACCCCAAAGACCCCCATTGAGGAGGACCACCAAGGAACCCCTGAGCAGCCAGCAGCTGATACCAGCGAGGCCAAGGAGGACCCAGCAGCAGCGCTGCGTGCTCGCATGGAGGTGAGGCTGACTTCTGCACGCTTCCGCTACATCAATGAGCAGTTGTACACGTCGGACAGTCAGGAGGCTTTCCGCCTCTTCCAGCGGGACCCCCAGGCCTTCAGCATCTACCACAGCGGCTTCTCCCAGCAGGTCCAGCGCTGGCCCATCAACCCCATCACCGGCATCATCAAGTACATCAAGAACAG GCCGTCTTCTCTGGTGGTCGCCGACTTTGGCTGTGGAGACGCTCTCCTAGCGCAGACTGTTAAAAACCAAGTTCATTCCTTTGACCTGGTGGCCCTGAACGATCGCGTCACGGTGTGCGACATGGCTGCG GTGCCGCTCGCGGATGGGTCGGTTGATGTCGCTGTCTTCTGTCTCTCATTGATGGGGAAGAATCTTGGAGACTTTCTGCGGGAGGCGAACCGTGTCCTGAAGTTGGG CGGGGTCTTACTCGTTGCCGAGGTGAGCAGTCGGTTTGATGACGTCAGACAGTTCCTCACCGCAATGTCCCAGTTCGGCTTCAAGAGCGTGAATAAG AACACAGAGAACTCGCACTTCTTCCTCTTCGAATTCAGTAAGATAAGACGGGCGCGCGACGCCAGCAAACATCCGGGCCTGCAGCTGAAGCCGTGCTTGTACAAGAAGAGATGA